A single Bacillus sp. (in: firmicutes) DNA region contains:
- a CDS encoding MoaD/ThiS family protein → MINILLFAHLEEAIGESKLIWTELPITVEGLKQKISEKYNISLQSVMVAVNEEYADDALELCDGDIVALIPPVSGG, encoded by the coding sequence ATGATTAATATATTATTATTTGCACATCTTGAGGAAGCGATTGGTGAATCAAAGCTTATCTGGACAGAACTCCCGATTACCGTAGAAGGTCTTAAACAAAAAATCTCTGAAAAATATAATATATCCCTTCAATCTGTAATGGTGGCTGTAAATGAGGAATATGCGGATGATGCTTTGGAGCTGTGCGATGGTGATATCGTAGCACTCATTCCACCAGTGAGTGGTGGATAA
- a CDS encoding molybdenum cofactor biosynthesis protein MoaE: MSERLFLITKDPIAIEQVTNKVVRCEAGAINTFIGTVRELTKGKKTLYLEYAAYESMAEKKLAQIGAEIKAKWPEANIAITHRIGRLEISDIAVVIAVSTPHRAESFEASRYAIERIKEIVPIWKKEHWEDGEEWIGDQLEKKAYPSGKPEKEDLGHD; this comes from the coding sequence TTGAGTGAGCGACTATTTTTAATTACGAAAGACCCCATTGCGATTGAACAGGTTACAAACAAGGTTGTCCGCTGTGAGGCTGGAGCGATTAATACATTTATTGGAACAGTACGAGAGCTGACAAAAGGAAAAAAAACACTTTATCTCGAATATGCCGCATATGAGTCGATGGCTGAGAAGAAATTAGCGCAAATCGGTGCTGAAATCAAAGCAAAGTGGCCAGAAGCGAATATCGCAATTACCCATCGAATTGGCAGGCTTGAAATATCAGATATCGCTGTTGTCATCGCTGTTTCGACTCCGCATCGTGCGGAGTCTTTTGAGGCGAGCCGTTATGCAATCGAGCGCATAAAAGAAATTGTTCCGATATGGAAAAAAGAGCATTGGGAAGATGGAGAAGAGTGGATTGGCGACCAGCTTGAAAAAAAAGCCTACCCTTCCGGAAAGCCAGAAAAGGAGGACCTTGGCCATGATTAA
- the mobB gene encoding molybdopterin-guanine dinucleotide biosynthesis protein B: MELTVPILQIVGYQNSGKTTLLTKIIKELSQAGIRVGTIKHHGHGGAPDAFDADKDTAKHRHAGATVSAVEGEGMLQIEAFNADGWTLNDMVAFYRQLPIDIILIEGFKREYFPKVVLLRLEEDYILLEQLENIKAMIYWDKPCKGEIGIPAFHINDEKDYLTWIKTYFERKI, from the coding sequence GTGGAATTAACAGTTCCTATTTTACAAATTGTTGGCTATCAAAATAGTGGGAAAACAACCTTACTAACGAAAATTATCAAGGAATTAAGTCAGGCTGGCATTCGCGTCGGTACAATTAAGCACCATGGACATGGTGGTGCTCCGGATGCATTCGATGCGGATAAGGACACTGCCAAACATCGTCATGCTGGTGCAACGGTGAGCGCCGTTGAAGGAGAAGGAATGCTGCAAATCGAAGCGTTCAATGCCGATGGCTGGACGCTTAATGATATGGTAGCGTTTTATAGGCAATTGCCGATTGATATCATCCTTATAGAAGGTTTTAAAAGAGAATATTTCCCAAAAGTCGTGCTGCTACGATTAGAGGAGGATTACATTCTTTTGGAACAGTTAGAAAATATTAAGGCAATGATCTATTGGGATAAACCCTGTAAGGGGGAAATAGGTATTCCAGCTTTTCATATAAATGATGAAAAGGACTATTTGACTTGGATAAAAACCTATTTTGAAAGGAAGATTTGA
- a CDS encoding molybdopterin molybdotransferase MoeA: protein MLDKRDPIKVAEAVNRVMKYALKGDIEYVSINECDERYLGEDVKASHDIPPFDRSPYDGFAIRAEDSKDATQDQPIEFEVIEEIGAGYVAKKKVGPFQAVRIMTGAQMPKECNAVVMLELAKDIVKDGKPYMMIKRPYKPGDNVSYQASETKVGEILVEEGRYINPGIKAVLATFGYAKVPVVKKTVVGLYATGTELLDVDEAMQPGKIRNSNAYMIASQIKRAGAEPKYFGKLEDDFDTCFEAVKNALNEVDMLITTGGVSVGDYDYMPEIYKKLGAAVLFNKIAMRPGSVTTVAEFNGKLLFGLSGNPSACFVGFELFTRPIIRSWFHSKKPYLQKIKATLYTDFPKPNPFTRFVRSRLVYNDGKLFVEPSGLDKSNVVTSLVDCNALMILPGGTRGYSTGDEVEVLLLEDQKGSEWPWN from the coding sequence TTGCTGGATAAAAGAGACCCAATTAAAGTAGCAGAAGCAGTCAATCGCGTTATGAAATATGCTCTTAAGGGAGATATTGAATACGTTTCTATAAATGAATGTGATGAAAGATATTTAGGGGAGGATGTTAAGGCAAGCCATGATATTCCACCATTTGATCGCTCACCATATGATGGCTTCGCGATTAGAGCTGAGGATTCAAAGGATGCAACCCAAGATCAACCTATTGAATTTGAGGTTATTGAGGAGATTGGTGCTGGTTATGTAGCAAAGAAGAAAGTGGGCCCTTTTCAAGCTGTTAGAATTATGACAGGGGCGCAAATGCCAAAGGAATGTAATGCTGTTGTTATGCTTGAATTGGCAAAAGATATTGTAAAAGATGGCAAGCCTTATATGATGATTAAAAGACCATATAAACCTGGTGATAATGTTTCATATCAAGCATCTGAAACAAAGGTAGGAGAAATTTTAGTAGAAGAGGGACGGTATATCAATCCTGGTATCAAGGCTGTTTTAGCTACTTTTGGATATGCTAAAGTGCCAGTTGTAAAAAAAACAGTCGTCGGCCTTTATGCAACTGGGACAGAATTATTAGATGTAGATGAAGCAATGCAACCAGGAAAAATTCGTAATAGTAATGCCTACATGATTGCTTCGCAAATAAAAAGAGCAGGAGCCGAGCCTAAATATTTTGGAAAATTAGAAGATGATTTTGACACATGCTTTGAAGCTGTAAAAAACGCATTGAATGAAGTCGATATGCTCATTACAACTGGCGGAGTATCTGTCGGTGATTATGATTATATGCCTGAAATATACAAAAAATTAGGGGCAGCAGTTCTATTTAATAAAATTGCTATGAGGCCTGGCAGTGTGACTACTGTTGCTGAGTTTAACGGCAAGCTTTTATTTGGACTTTCTGGAAACCCATCGGCATGCTTTGTAGGCTTTGAACTATTTACAAGACCGATAATTAGAAGCTGGTTCCATTCAAAGAAACCGTATTTACAAAAAATTAAAGCGACATTATACACGGATTTTCCAAAACCAAATCCTTTTACAAGATTTGTAAGAAGTAGGTTGGTCTACAATGACGGCAAATTGTTTGTCGAGCCATCAGGCCTTGATAAATCAAATGTTGTAACTTCTTTAGTAGATTGCAATGCGCTCATGATTCTTCCAGGAGGCACAAGAGGATATAGTACAGGTGACGAGGTTGAAGTATTGTTACTAGAAGACCAAAAAGGTAGCGAGTGGCCGTGGAATTAA
- a CDS encoding transcriptional regulator, with protein MENKVILLLSDQLGQGDQQLGEGILETFFTLLKQKEQKPKAIFCMNRGVLTMTEQSLVSVHLKELYEQGVQVLACKTCADYYEVTDKIIAGEISGMDKFIELSTQYEVLTLS; from the coding sequence GTGGAAAATAAAGTGATTCTATTATTATCAGATCAGCTTGGTCAAGGCGATCAACAATTAGGTGAGGGAATTTTAGAAACGTTTTTTACGCTTTTAAAACAAAAAGAACAAAAGCCGAAAGCGATTTTTTGTATGAATCGCGGTGTTTTAACGATGACTGAACAATCCCTAGTTTCTGTTCACTTAAAAGAACTTTATGAACAAGGCGTCCAAGTGCTGGCATGTAAAACTTGTGCTGATTATTATGAGGTTACAGACAAGATAATAGCCGGAGAAATTAGTGGAATGGATAAGTTTATTGAGCTATCTACGCAATATGAGGTTTTAACCCTATCTTAG
- a CDS encoding metal-sulfur cluster assembly factor, protein MDKALEENIFGALENVLDPELGVDIVNLGLVYGLDLDENGILTVEMTLTSMGCPLAGTIESNIKSVLADLPEIKETIVKIVWTPPWSKDKMSRYAKIALGIPD, encoded by the coding sequence ATGGATAAGGCTTTAGAAGAAAATATTTTCGGTGCGTTAGAAAATGTGTTAGACCCTGAACTTGGTGTTGACATTGTTAACTTAGGATTAGTATATGGATTGGATTTAGATGAAAATGGGATTTTAACCGTTGAAATGACGTTGACTTCTATGGGCTGCCCATTAGCGGGGACGATTGAAAGTAATATAAAAAGTGTGCTAGCGGATTTACCAGAAATTAAAGAAACGATTGTCAAAATTGTCTGGACCCCACCTTGGTCAAAGGACAAAATGTCCCGTTATGCAAAAATTGCATTAGGAATTCCAGATTAA
- a CDS encoding HAD family phosphatase, with protein sequence MKPHLIAVDLDGTLLKNNKTISKRTLDTIKHVRERGHQVMIATGRPFRASQFYYKQMKLNTPIVNYNGAYIHHPKDEAWGTYHSPLALNVAQQIIDTCNKYNIRNIMAQVKDHIFLQNHDEDIMELLRFGNPQIHTGQVRENLKSDPTSILIHSKEDELDSIRKQLSQEVGSFIEHRSSGSPWNIIEIIRAGINKAIGVKQVAESFQIPEERIIAFGDEDNDIEMLQLAKYGVAMGNAIDDVKSVAYDVTNTNEEDGIAYYLEKFFRL encoded by the coding sequence ATGAAACCTCATTTAATTGCCGTTGATCTCGATGGAACTCTTCTGAAAAACAATAAAACAATCTCTAAGCGAACATTAGACACCATAAAGCATGTACGTGAGCGCGGCCACCAAGTCATGATTGCTACTGGAAGACCATTTCGTGCCAGTCAGTTCTATTATAAGCAAATGAAATTAAACACACCGATTGTAAATTATAATGGAGCCTATATTCACCATCCAAAGGATGAGGCTTGGGGAACATACCATTCCCCACTAGCTTTAAACGTTGCACAGCAAATTATTGATACCTGTAATAAATATAATATTAGGAATATTATGGCACAGGTTAAAGACCATATTTTCCTGCAAAACCATGATGAAGATATTATGGAGCTGCTTAGGTTTGGAAACCCACAAATCCATACAGGCCAGGTTCGGGAAAATTTAAAAAGCGACCCAACCTCGATTTTAATCCATTCTAAAGAAGATGAACTTGACAGTATTCGCAAGCAACTTTCACAAGAAGTAGGAAGCTTTATTGAGCATCGTTCGTCAGGTTCACCTTGGAATATTATTGAGATTATTAGAGCGGGGATTAATAAGGCGATTGGAGTTAAACAGGTTGCAGAATCTTTTCAAATACCAGAAGAACGCATTATAGCCTTTGGTGATGAGGATAATGACATCGAAATGCTACAGCTTGCGAAATATGGCGTTGCCATGGGCAATGCTATTGATGACGTAAAATCGGTAGCCTATGATGTTACGAATACGAATGAAGAAGATGGTATCGCTTATTATTTAGAAAAGTTTTTTAGATTATAG
- a CDS encoding DUF3813 domain-containing protein — MGNKLFQLAKEAVHLAETTTMAATTPNHFQEAQTNIDKAKNQISSAFANSTSAEQMQLQELQQRLDEIQNSIK; from the coding sequence ATGGGAAATAAACTTTTTCAATTAGCAAAAGAAGCCGTTCATTTAGCAGAAACAACGACAATGGCTGCGACAACACCTAATCATTTTCAAGAGGCACAAACAAATATAGATAAAGCTAAAAACCAAATTTCTTCTGCTTTTGCTAACTCAACTTCAGCAGAACAAATGCAGCTCCAGGAGCTGCAGCAAAGGTTGGATGAAATACAAAATAGTATAAAATAA
- a CDS encoding chemotaxis protein, whose translation MFGQKKEIERLIAENAKLREKLNEVERNQYSKKDIELLLDSLYQELTSTVSQHEIVNEQHHVLAQFVLKIKERFDKVNKISEQSNRISTTMTEKGQALIESTTEMVQKSIEGRDSVCKVETLIKQLGEQSKETSASMTQLGIRSKEIEDIVKVITDIAEQTNLLALNASIEAARAGEHGKGFAVVASEVRKLAENTANSTKNISELTQKIQLEIDEALTANEKSILFVNEGISLSTTTTEKIDIIQNVIQVVQTEVNDVIKTIKEQKEYSADVMEEISVTTDIFSDVNDAIMKHIDDAEVVDQKLATGINQLKQAKSKF comes from the coding sequence ATGTTTGGCCAAAAAAAAGAAATCGAACGATTAATAGCTGAAAATGCTAAGCTACGTGAAAAATTGAATGAAGTGGAGCGCAATCAATATTCCAAAAAAGATATAGAGTTATTATTAGATAGTTTATACCAAGAATTAACAAGTACTGTTAGTCAGCATGAAATAGTAAATGAACAGCATCATGTCCTAGCACAATTTGTATTAAAAATTAAAGAGCGGTTCGATAAAGTTAACAAAATAAGCGAACAATCCAACCGAATTTCCACAACGATGACTGAAAAAGGACAAGCTCTAATTGAATCTACAACTGAAATGGTGCAAAAGTCAATAGAAGGGCGCGACTCTGTTTGCAAAGTTGAAACGCTCATTAAACAACTAGGGGAGCAGTCGAAGGAAACATCTGCAAGTATGACACAGCTGGGAATTCGCTCCAAAGAGATTGAGGATATTGTCAAAGTCATTACAGATATCGCCGAACAAACAAATCTTTTAGCGCTTAATGCTTCAATCGAAGCAGCCCGCGCTGGGGAACATGGAAAAGGCTTTGCTGTTGTAGCTAGTGAAGTCCGCAAGCTTGCAGAGAACACGGCTAATAGTACGAAAAATATAAGTGAGCTTACTCAAAAAATCCAACTTGAGATAGATGAAGCATTAACAGCAAATGAAAAAAGTATATTATTTGTGAACGAAGGAATTTCTTTAAGTACAACGACGACTGAGAAAATCGATATCATCCAAAATGTTATTCAAGTCGTTCAAACAGAGGTCAATGATGTAATCAAAACGATTAAAGAGCAAAAGGAATACAGTGCTGATGTTATGGAAGAAATTAGTGTAACAACTGACATTTTTTCTGATGTAAATGATGCGATTATGAAACATATTGATGATGCGGAAGTTGTTGATCAGAAATTAGCAACGGGAATAAACCAATTAAAACAGGCTAAAAGCAAATTTTAG
- a CDS encoding YitT family protein, which translates to MYWLLTKKLIVVLAGAFLYAVGLNLFLIPAKVYASGFTGIAQLLSSVLTEYTSLTISTGILLFLLNIPVTILGWMKVGRAFTIFSFISVSATTFFLEIIPVYPLSEDILLNAVFGGVISAVGVGFTLKWGASTGGVDILAMVLSRMKDKPVGSYIFAINSVIIIVAGLLYGWEKALYTLVTLYVTTRIIDTIHTRHEKLTAMIITNKGEELTKAIHEKLVRGITSVPARGSYSKEDKEMLLIVITRYELFDLERIIRQVDPKAFTNIVETAGIFGFFRKN; encoded by the coding sequence ATATATTGGTTACTAACGAAAAAACTTATTGTTGTTTTAGCTGGCGCATTTCTATATGCAGTCGGCTTGAATTTATTTTTAATTCCGGCAAAGGTTTATGCAAGCGGGTTTACAGGGATTGCTCAGCTATTATCAAGCGTGCTAACTGAATATACATCACTAACGATTTCTACAGGTATTTTGTTATTTTTATTAAATATCCCAGTCACTATTTTAGGGTGGATGAAAGTTGGCAGAGCCTTTACAATTTTTAGTTTTATTAGTGTTTCGGCAACGACATTCTTTTTAGAAATAATCCCTGTTTATCCATTATCAGAGGATATCCTTTTAAATGCTGTATTTGGCGGGGTTATATCTGCGGTTGGTGTTGGTTTTACATTGAAATGGGGAGCATCTACAGGTGGTGTCGATATTCTTGCGATGGTTTTATCAAGAATGAAGGATAAGCCCGTTGGCTCATATATTTTTGCGATAAATTCAGTTATAATTATAGTAGCAGGCCTATTATACGGATGGGAAAAAGCATTATATACGTTAGTTACTCTTTACGTAACAACGCGGATTATTGATACGATTCATACTAGACATGAGAAGCTGACAGCAATGATTATTACAAATAAAGGTGAGGAGCTAACAAAAGCAATTCATGAAAAGCTAGTAAGAGGAATAACGTCTGTTCCTGCAAGAGGTTCTTACTCGAAGGAAGATAAGGAAATGCTGCTTATAGTAATCACAAGGTATGAATTATTTGATTTAGAGAGGATTATTAGGCAAGTTGATCCAAAAGCATTTACTAATATTGTTGAAACAGCAGGGATTTTCGGGTTCTTTCGCAAAAATTAA
- a CDS encoding DegV family protein, whose protein sequence is MSVKILADSACDLPLELFQTLNIELLPLVVQIDDQQFYDLETIKPEELYKEMRNGKAPKTAQVPPARFEEAFVKYAEKNETCIYIAFSSQLSGTYQTATLVKDDIAEKFPNFDLTIIDTKAASLGYGLIVKKAAELAMEGKGKNEILAAIEFYCKHIEHLFTVDSLEYLYRGGRVSKTSAFVGGLLNIKPILNVEDGKLVPLEKIKGRKKVLKRIIEIMKERGDSLQDQLVAISHGDDLETAETMRDLIKAEFGTEEFLIHTVGSTIGAHSGPGTIAIFFLNKQG, encoded by the coding sequence ATGAGTGTGAAAATACTTGCTGATAGTGCCTGTGATCTGCCTCTAGAGTTATTTCAAACATTAAATATAGAATTACTGCCGCTAGTTGTTCAGATTGATGATCAACAATTTTATGATTTAGAAACGATTAAGCCCGAGGAACTTTATAAAGAAATGCGAAATGGCAAGGCTCCGAAAACAGCCCAAGTGCCACCTGCAAGATTTGAAGAAGCATTTGTGAAGTATGCAGAAAAAAATGAAACATGCATTTATATTGCTTTTTCTTCACAGCTTTCAGGAACATATCAAACAGCAACACTTGTAAAAGATGATATTGCAGAAAAATTCCCAAATTTTGATTTAACGATTATCGACACAAAAGCTGCTTCCCTAGGCTACGGTTTAATTGTAAAAAAAGCAGCTGAATTAGCTATGGAAGGCAAAGGGAAAAACGAAATCCTTGCTGCCATTGAATTTTATTGCAAGCATATAGAGCATCTATTTACGGTAGATTCACTAGAGTATTTATACCGCGGCGGCCGTGTCAGCAAAACATCGGCATTTGTCGGCGGGTTGCTGAATATCAAGCCCATTTTAAACGTTGAAGACGGCAAATTAGTCCCTCTTGAAAAAATAAAAGGTCGAAAAAAAGTATTAAAACGAATCATCGAAATTATGAAGGAACGCGGTGACAGCCTTCAAGATCAACTTGTTGCCATCAGTCATGGTGATGATTTGGAAACGGCGGAAACAATGCGGGATTTAATCAAAGCTGAATTCGGCACAGAGGAATTTCTTATTCATACAGTTGGTAGTACCATTGGAGCGCATTCTGGTCCTGGAACGATTGCGATATTCTTTTTAAATAAGCAGGGATAA
- a CDS encoding DUF3941 domain-containing protein: MQPWNSIEKDNDKKPIDNNAKRAKKNEMREANRQAGKRQYSKETNHL, translated from the coding sequence ATGCAACCATGGAATTCAATTGAAAAAGATAATGATAAAAAGCCTATCGACAACAACGCAAAGCGGGCGAAGAAAAACGAAATGCGTGAAGCTAATAGGCAAGCGGGTAAAAGACAATATTCTAAAGAAACCAATCATTTATAG
- a CDS encoding YajQ family cyclic di-GMP-binding protein yields MASESSFDIVSKVDTQEVSNAVTMALKEIGTRYDFKGSKSNISLEKEELVLISDDEYKMEQLKDVLISKLIKRNVPTKNLEYGKFEPASGGTVRQRAKLVQGIDKDNAKKINTIIKDLKLKVKSQIQDDQIRVSGKSRDDLQKVIAAVKGADLPIDVQFINYR; encoded by the coding sequence ATGGCAAGTGAAAGCTCATTTGATATAGTTTCAAAGGTTGACACACAAGAGGTTTCAAACGCAGTCACAATGGCACTTAAAGAAATTGGGACCCGCTATGATTTTAAAGGAAGCAAAAGCAATATTTCACTAGAAAAGGAAGAACTAGTACTTATCTCCGATGATGAATATAAGATGGAACAACTAAAGGATGTTCTTATTAGTAAATTAATTAAAAGAAATGTGCCTACCAAAAACTTAGAATACGGAAAGTTTGAACCCGCTTCTGGTGGCACTGTCCGCCAGCGAGCAAAACTTGTCCAAGGAATCGATAAAGACAATGCCAAAAAAATCAATACCATTATTAAAGATTTAAAGCTAAAAGTAAAATCACAAATTCAAGACGATCAAATTCGTGTTTCTGGCAAAAGCAGAGATGACTTACAAAAAGTAATTGCCGCCGTAAAGGGTGCGGATTTACCGATTGATGTGCAATTTATTAATTACAGGTAA
- a CDS encoding aspartyl-phosphate phosphatase Spo0E family protein, which translates to MECLKLLIEKKRKQMIHYGLRHGFTNIKTITLSQELDKLINQVIHLNHKSRQNA; encoded by the coding sequence ATGGAATGTCTCAAATTATTAATTGAAAAAAAACGTAAGCAAATGATTCATTACGGGCTTCGGCATGGATTTACGAATATTAAAACCATCACATTATCCCAAGAATTGGACAAGCTCATCAATCAAGTTATTCATTTAAATCACAAATCAAGACAAAATGCATGA
- a CDS encoding bifunctional homocysteine S-methyltransferase/methylenetetrahydrofolate reductase, translated as MGFLQDLQNRILIADGAMGTLLYSYGVDFCFEELNLLQPERITQIHETYIEAGAEVIQTNTYGANFLKLSRYGLEEQVKEINAAAVQLARKAAKENTYVMGTFGGIRGIKKSAADMDEIKKSFHEQLYTILTEGVDGILLETFYDLEEIKTVLEIARKETDLPIISQVSIHEVAVLQDGTPLSAALKQLEELGADVVGLNCRLGPHHMIQALQEVPLPKKAFLSAYPNASLPDYEDGRLIYESDDVYFGECAIHLRNEGVRLIGGCCGTTPKHIKAVSEKLKGLTPVTHKDVKIKNEKSMITIASKPSKPHLHEIVAKERSIIVELDTPKTLNTAKFLEGAKALKEVGIDALTMADNSLASPRISNLAMGSIVKNDIGLRPLVHITCRDRNLIGLQSHLMGLDALGIDQVLAVTGDPTKVGDFPGATSVYDLSSFELINLIKQFNEGMTFSGKPLQKKTAFSVAAAFNPNVRHLDKAVKRLEKKVEYGADYFISQPVFNEEQFLQIYEATKHIEKPIYIGIMPIVSTQNAEFLHNEVPGIKLTDDIRARMARCGSDREKAEAEGIAIAKSLIDSAFDLFNGIYLITPFMRYEISVELVKYIQIKKQKLTSFYAKKGR; from the coding sequence ATGGGATTTTTACAAGACTTACAAAATCGTATTTTAATAGCAGATGGTGCGATGGGAACGCTCCTTTATTCATATGGGGTTGATTTTTGCTTTGAAGAATTGAATCTACTTCAACCAGAGCGGATCACACAAATTCATGAAACCTATATTGAAGCCGGAGCAGAAGTTATTCAAACAAATACGTACGGAGCAAATTTTTTAAAACTATCTAGATACGGTTTAGAAGAACAAGTAAAAGAAATTAATGCCGCAGCCGTTCAGCTAGCTAGAAAAGCTGCAAAAGAAAACACCTATGTTATGGGTACTTTTGGCGGCATCCGTGGCATTAAAAAAAGTGCAGCCGACATGGATGAAATTAAGAAATCATTCCATGAGCAGCTGTACACTATCCTCACAGAAGGCGTTGACGGAATATTATTAGAAACATTTTATGATTTAGAAGAAATAAAAACGGTACTCGAAATCGCCCGAAAGGAAACTGATTTGCCAATTATTTCGCAAGTTTCCATTCATGAAGTTGCTGTTTTACAGGATGGTACACCTCTTTCAGCGGCTTTGAAACAACTAGAAGAGCTTGGTGCAGATGTTGTCGGTTTAAATTGCCGCTTAGGGCCGCATCATATGATTCAGGCGTTACAAGAGGTGCCATTGCCGAAGAAGGCATTCCTTTCCGCCTATCCAAATGCTAGCTTGCCCGATTATGAGGATGGCAGATTAATATATGAATCTGATGATGTTTATTTCGGCGAGTGTGCGATTCACCTCCGCAACGAAGGAGTGCGTCTAATCGGCGGCTGTTGCGGGACAACACCAAAACATATCAAGGCCGTTAGTGAAAAACTAAAAGGACTAACACCAGTAACCCATAAAGATGTAAAAATAAAAAACGAGAAAAGCATGATTACGATTGCTTCAAAACCTAGTAAACCACATCTCCATGAAATTGTTGCTAAAGAACGGTCTATTATCGTGGAGTTGGATACGCCGAAAACGTTAAATACTGCAAAATTCCTTGAAGGGGCAAAAGCTTTAAAGGAAGTTGGTATTGATGCCTTAACAATGGCTGATAATTCATTGGCCTCACCAAGAATAAGCAATCTGGCGATGGGGTCTATTGTCAAAAATGACATTGGCTTACGCCCACTCGTTCATATTACATGCCGAGACCGCAATTTAATTGGTTTGCAATCCCATTTAATGGGCTTAGATGCTCTAGGAATTGATCAAGTGTTAGCGGTCACTGGAGACCCGACAAAGGTGGGTGATTTCCCGGGTGCAACATCAGTCTATGACCTATCATCTTTTGAGTTAATTAATTTGATTAAGCAATTTAATGAAGGCATGACGTTTTCGGGGAAACCTTTACAAAAGAAAACAGCATTTTCAGTTGCAGCGGCTTTCAATCCAAATGTCCGCCACCTTGATAAGGCTGTGAAAAGGCTTGAGAAAAAAGTTGAATATGGCGCAGATTATTTTATAAGCCAGCCGGTATTTAATGAAGAGCAATTTTTACAAATATATGAAGCAACAAAGCATATCGAAAAACCAATCTATATTGGAATCATGCCAATCGTCAGCACCCAAAACGCTGAATTCCTTCATAACGAAGTACCAGGAATCAAATTGACTGACGATATTAGAGCAAGGATGGCTCGCTGTGGGTCTGATCGAGAAAAAGCTGAGGCGGAAGGTATAGCGATTGCAAAATCTTTAATCGATAGCGCATTTGATTTATTTAATGGAATTTATTTAATTACGCCATTTATGCGCTATGAAATTTCGGTGGAACTAGTTAAATACATTCAAATAAAAAAACAGAAACTAACAAGTTTTTATGCTAAGAAAGGACGATAA